Part of the Capsicum annuum cultivar UCD-10X-F1 chromosome 12, UCD10Xv1.1, whole genome shotgun sequence genome is shown below.
TGAACCCCATCCACAATGACTCACGAATCCTCCTATGCTCGGATGCTCCAAAATTTTCTTTTGTGGGGCCCAACTTTCAAGTATTACCCCTCTCTCGCaccaaattctctcaagaaaattgTCTGACAGAACGTCTGGAATCTCCGTTTCATCTtccattggaaatctaattacCCATAGGAAATTCACCATGCTAAGTTCCATCCCTAGTGCCAATTCTTTAAGTTCCTCCTTGGACAAGTAACATTCACTcccaaaacaaacaaaaattgtcgaggatttttctttctcattgagCCATTCAATGATCTTACCATAACGCATCGCAGCATCATTGTGATCAAATGGTCGAACGAGAGGGCCAACCGGAAGAAAGTTTTTGTTGAACAAAAACGAGTTGTAATCGATGTACTTACCTTCTAGCTCTGTGAAAGTCTTGATCAAGATGATCTCTTTCGATCTCTCAAAGCACCTCGTGACACCATTTTTCTCGTCGATGCCATCATTCTTAAGTGATTTGAACATTTTCTTGATTCTCCTATGTTCATGGTCCCGGAGGAAGATTTCAGGAAAAGGGTATTCATGGTCCCGGAGGATATTGGAAAAATGGGAGGCAATTCTTGGTTTGGTATCTCTAATACGATAGTGATAACTATTTGATGCAGCACTAGTGGTGAGAAACAGGACAGCTGGGATATTCAATGTAGAAGCCATTAATGGAATACATGGAAGGAGGAAATCATAGATGATCAAGTCTGGTTTTAAATCATCAAGAATGCTGTAAAAGTCAGGTTCCCCCTTAAGAAAGGCTTTTTTTAGAGTGTTCACGAGGCGGGGTGAAAGGCCATTTGTGGTGTGAAAGCGAGAAGGAATTTCAGGCAAGTATGGGAGCTGAATTACCTCCAATTTAACGCACCTGATTTCTTCCAGAGAGAGTgtctttttgaagaaatttagATTGGCATGTGTTGAATAGAGGTGAGTTATGAAATTTCTCTTTGCAAGTGCCTTTGCTAGCTCTAGAAATGAGATGATATGACCATGAACTAGCCATGGAAACATCACAATTCTGATGTTTCTCTTTCCTGTTTCCATCAAGATTGAAAGATCCTTGGAGTAATGCTAAAGGGATTTTGAATAAAAAGTGAACTGTTTATGGTAAGAAATCCTATTTCAGTAAGATTTGATTTGAATCGTAGTACAGATTCAAGTTGGAAACATGAGGGTTATCAAATAGGCATGAAAAGTAAATTCTATTTTAGTACGATTTGATCTGAATCATACTTCAGATTCAAGCTGAAAAAATAGGGGTTACTGCATTGGGAAGAAGATGATCCAAAAGGAGAAGGCTTATCCAGCTGAAGGAAGGaggtatacatatatacatgtagcTACTTATGGATGCTTAACCATTGATACTAATGAAGTTTATAACGTGGCAAATGCAAACGGAAAATATGGTAACGTGTATGAATTGAATAGAAATACTGAAGAAAACGACATGGAAAAACAGGGTGGAAAGGAAATGAGATAGGAACTGTGACGAGGATATGCGGTGAGGTTCGTTTTTTGTGTAGTTTGTCTTCGAAAGTTTGTTGGAGCTTTGGTTGATGAGAGTAAGTTTTGGCACATTCAAGTTCTAGTTATAACAtggaaagaaaaatttaattttctttaacaaaattaGATTGTTAGAGATAAGAAATGATCAAGGATGTTTGCATTATACATGATGCATATGTGATGCAAGAAACAATAACTTACCCAAcgtaatttcacaagtcaagatTGGATAGAGTGGTGTATACGCAACCTTGCCTACCTTGAGAAGGTAGAAAGGGGCAAGAAGCAAATAGGAAAAACCTATATTTGTGAAAAGTAGGGCACTTTATCTCTTCCCATCCGTCCCTGTCTTAGATGACAGGGTTACTCGAAACCTATGCTGGCGGGAGGTAGTTGGTATTGTTCATATAGTCGTGGTGTGCACAAAGTGACCAGGACAGGTGACATATGATTGATTGAATTGTTAAGGTGCGTGCAAGTTGATCCAGATGACATCATGACATCATTATGAGAAAAAGATTCTACCTTCAACATTTCACCGACACACATTTCCCCCCTATGCAATTACTAGTTATCTTGTCAAATGGAACTTGTAAAATTTAAGGTTTTGAAACAGAGTTTGTTGTGAATAGTTACTGGAAATCCTGAACTATACACAATTAAAGTCTAAAATTCCAAGAGGATCAAGACAATGATCAGAAACCTATATTATTGATAGACCTATATTATTGATAGCAGATATGACATTGCTGTTTTCACTTTAGATAGGAGGGTGTGGAGGACGCAcattagagtagaaggttagcTGGGTAGGAGGATTGTCTTGCTTTTTGAGGGTTTTGACTTGTTGGTGTTTGTCGTGTACTAACCGTAGTATGATAGTTTAGGGTTTAAGCCATAGATGGTAAGGTGAAACTGATCCCTGCTTGTGATATCTATCATAGTCcgttgtttattgtgtttttgaCTGTCGCaatattttgttgtggtttttgtttctttcttgtaTACTCTGCATTGTTTTCTTGTTAGTTGCTATATTTCTTCACCGTATCATCCTTCTTTGTACTTGGATTTGCTGCACTTGATCCGAAGGTGTTTCGGAAACAACCTTCTAGCTCCCCGAGGTGGTGGTAAGGTCTGAATATACTCTACCCTCTTCatacctcacttgtgggattttactgggtatgttgttgtagttgtcCAACCAAATTTTGAATTGCACACTAACATAAAGAGATTGATTAATACATTTGtagttttcctaattttttcccttttccattGTGAGGTTTTAGCGTagataattaattttcaaatactTACTCCGGATGATAACAAAGTAACTCATGCAGTTAACAACATAAACACCATGTTGCAATATTCGAAAGGAACTAACGACAGAGCTTCCAAAAAGACTCTGGGAGGTTATTATTTTTCCAGCTCTAATTATTTTGAGTAAAGCATCTATTACCTCTGAACTATGTCAGCTCTAATTATTTTGAGTAAAGCATCTATTACCTCTGAACTATGTCCAAATtcgttacgacacactccaacttcacggggttctattaccccctgaattatgttagtatatttttgtcatcctttttagctgacgtgggtTGAGTATCCAATAATTATTTGATTCTTCCTGTCTTGAGTGCTTGGACGCACCATTTAACCTCtcagatagctcaaatggcatgGCATTCCGCTATTGACCTAATCAACTGCTAGGCTAGGCCTACGCGGTTTTATCCATTAGAGCTCCTTGATCTAGAAAGGCACCTATAGTATTCTTTCCAATCCATTTTCTATAGTCTGAAGTTGATGCTCAAAAGTCACCATCTTGGCTCCCAAGTTGACATTCTTCTTGGCCTTCACAATTCACATGTTATTCTTTCCTTGTGCACTAATATTGAAATCAATGACCGATATAGATTGCTTTGGGTTCAACAATGGGATGCTGGAAAGGCAAACACATTCGGAAAGTTGAAATACACATTGCTTTTCAACTTGTGTTTTCCTTGCATTGTGAAACAATTCCCTTGTGATACAAC
Proteins encoded:
- the LOC107850624 gene encoding UDP-glucosyltransferase 29, with amino-acid sequence METGKRNIRIVMFPWLVHGHIISFLELAKALAKRNFITHLYSTHANLNFFKKTLSLEEIRCVKLEVIQLPYLPEIPSRFHTTNGLSPRLVNTLKKAFLKGEPDFYSILDDLKPDLIIYDFLLPCIPLMASTLNIPAVLFLTTSAASNSYHYRIRDTKPRIASHFSNILRDHEYPFPEIFLRDHEHRRIKKMFKSLKNDGIDEKNGVTRCFERSKEIILIKTFTELEGKYIDYNSFLFNKNFLPVGPLVRPFDHNDAAMRYGKIIEWLNEKEKSSTIFVCFGSECYLSKEELKELALGMELSMVNFLWVIRFPMEDETEIPDVLSDNFLERIWCERGVILESWAPQKKILEHPSIGGFVSHCGWGSVMEALSCGVPIIAMPMQHEQPLNTRLLVNDVGVGLEIQRDEEGNIRREGVAKTIREVVLEESGESVRNKAKELKERMRENGENDIDGVVDALVDLYKKTIRCGYYNP